In one window of Zingiber officinale cultivar Zhangliang chromosome 11A, Zo_v1.1, whole genome shotgun sequence DNA:
- the LOC122031581 gene encoding cyclin-D6-1-like, translating to MESDIDNQLMNSEELQCSSSISNLLVAEADHITSVMIGAIDLCARREAVTLVLKVQSHCDLKPSVACLAVSYIDRYLSKRTIPRDKPWIVRLLAISCLFLASKMQMTIIAIEDLQRNEEFVFDLRTIQRMELLVLGALYWRMQSITPFSFLPLFLSFFSQLQPSLLQALQSHATDILLKALNDIKILEFKPSVVAASALASAAFQFFPVQSLSFQAALASSNFVDKENLRDCSNAMAVTATLTSSPEMPMTAQPSQQRQPIEHPEYATQE from the exons ATGGAGTCTGATATCGATAACCAGCTCATGAACTCAGAAGAGCTGCAGTGCTCGTCCTCTATATCGAACCTCTTAGTTGCCGAGGCCGACCACATAACATCTGTCATGATCGGAGCTATCGATCTTTGCGCCCGGCGAGAGGCTGTTACACTAGTACTAAAG GTGCAGTCTCATTGCGATCTGAAACCCTCCGTCGCTTGCCTTGCAGTAAGCTACATAGATCGGTACCTCTCCAAGCGCACAATCCCG AGAGACAAGCCGTGGATCGTTCGTCTCCTCGCTATTTCCTGCCTCTTCCTAGCGTCGAAGATGCAGATGACTATCATCGCCATCGAAGATCTTCAG AGAAATGAAGAATTTGTGTTTGATTTACGCACCATCCAAAGAATGGAGCTTCTGGTGCTCGGAGCGCTCTATTGGAGGATGCAATCGATCACCCCATTCTCCTTCCTTCCACTGTTCCTCTCTTTCTTCTCGCAGCTCCAACCCTCTCTCCTCCAGGCTCTCCAAAGCCATGCCACAGATATCCTTCTCAAAGCCCTAAACG ATATTAAAATACTGGAGTTCAAACCATCGGTGGTGGCTGCGTCAGCGCTGGCCTCTGCTGCTTTCCAGTTCTTCCCCGTTCAATCCCTGTCATTCCAAGCAGCTCTTGCCTCCAGCAATTTTGTGGATAAA GAAAACCTGAGGGACTGTAGCAACGCCATGGCAGTTACCGCGACGTTGACATCGAGCCCGGAGATGCCCATGACAGCACAACCGTCTCAGCAACGACAGCCTATCGAGCACCCTGAGTATGCGACCCAAGAATAA
- the LOC122031582 gene encoding zinc finger MYM-type protein 1-like, producing the protein MHRFFKRKTPEPEEQNIGDVTVGEFDFSQLPADPGLRIPICSYNANIRDQVRRRYLQKGPCQPSGYEFPKRKFGVSQFRRFNPSWFKEFGDWLEYSIEKDAAYCLYCYLFKTTKGKQAGGETFVSEGFTNWKGKDRLYIHVGQHDSEHHKARMNCEALINQDEHIQSILHKQSKQMRNDYRIRLNASIDCIRVLLRQGNSFRGHDETEGSLNPGNFLILLEFLGAHNKEINDVILKNAPKNCKLTSSDIQKDIVRACAIETINVIIKDIGNSLFSILVDESRDVSMKEQMSVVLRYVDSSGHVNERFIGIEHVTSTTALSLKAAIDKMFSKYNLSIANVRGQGFDGASNMQGKFNGLKALILKENPCAFYIHCFAHQLQLALIAVAKKNLLISNFFRIVGDVVNVVGSSCKRSDLLKEKHSDFIVEALESGEISSGRGLNQETTLQRAGDTRWGSHYNSLISLISMFSAVIDVLEVISEDDSSSPDQKTEAFNLLESILSFDFAFNLHLMKHVLGISSELSTALQKKYQDIVNAMDLVQVCKHRLQNMREDGWDSFLEKVHYFCQQHYIDCLKMDDMFTRWAPRGRPHRNPPEVTNLHHYRVDLFYGVIDMQLQELNDRFSEASTELLLCVACLCPQNSFLAFDKKKLLQLAEFYPQDFSRFDLLVLDDQLETYICDMRSNKTFQGLKGLGDLSEKLVMSKKNMVYPLVFKLLTLALILPVATATVERVFSAMRIVKDRLRNRMSDDWMNDSLIVYVEKDIFLKVDNEAIIQKFQNMKTRKEQFYFYADFNVDDAVLIFENYEEVLSASHSQESI; encoded by the exons ATgcatagattttttaaaagaaaaactccAGAACCAGAAGAACAAAATATTGGAGATGTTACAGTtggagaatttgatttttcacaATTACCGGCAGATCCTGGACTAAGGATTCCAATTTGTTCTTATAATGCTAACATtagggatcaagttcgaaggaGATATTTGCAAAAGGGCCCATGTCAACCTTCAGGTTATGAATTCCCAAAACGGAAATTTGGAGTAAGCCAATTTAGACGGTTTAATCCTTCATGGTTTAAGGAATTTGGTGATTGGTTGGAATATAGTATAGAAAAAGATGCGGCGTATTGTTTGTATTGTTATCTCTTCAAGACAACTAAAGGAAAACAAGCAGGAGGAGAGACTTTTGTTAGCGAAGGATTCACAAATTGGAAGGGTAAAGATAGATTATATATTCATGTTGGCCAACATGATAGTGAACATCATAAAGCTCGAatgaattgtgaagctttgatTAATCAAGATGAGCACATTCAATCAATTTTGCACAAACAGTCAAAGCAAATGCGAAATGATTATCGTATCCGTCTCAATGCTTCGATTGATTGTATCAGAGTTTTGTTGCGACAAGGGAATTCATTTCGAGGTCATGATGAGACTGAAGGTTCTCTTAATCCAGGTAACTTTCTTATTCTACTGGAGTTTTTAGGTGCTCATAATAAAGAGATTAATGATGTGATATTGAAAAATGCTCCAAAAAATTGCAAGTTAACATCATCGGATATTCAGAAGGATATAGTAAGGGCTTGTGCAATTGAAACAATTAATGTTATTATCAAAGATATTGGTAATTCATTATTCTCTATTTTAGTTGATGAATCTCGTGATGTGTCAATGAAGGAGCAAATGTCAGTTGTTTTGCGCTATGTGGATAGTAGTGGGCATGTAAATGAGCGTTTTATTGGAATTGAACATGTTACTAGTACTACAGCACTCTCACTTAAAGCTGCCATTGATAAGATGTTCTCTAAATATAATTTGAGTATAGCTAATGTGAGAGGACAAGGTTTTGATGGAGCAAGTAATATGCAAGGTAAATTTAATGGTCTAAAAGCACTCATTTTAAAGGAGAACCCATGTGCATTTTATATACATTGTTTTGCCCATCAGCTTCAACTAGCTCTTATAGCTGTGGCCAAGAAAAATCTTCTGATTTCTAATTTCTTTCGTATTGTTGGTGATGTGGTAAATGTTGTTGGATCATCCTGCAAACGTTCTGATCTTCTTAAGGAGAAACATTCAGATTTTATTGTTGAGGCATTGGAGAGTGGTGAAATTTCAAGTGGTCGAGGACTTAATCAAGAAACTACCCTTCAACGTGCTGGGGATACACGTTGGGGGTCACATTACAATTCTTTGATCAGTTTGATTTCTATGTTCTCTGCTGTCATTGATGTGCTTGAAGTGATTTCAGAAGATGATTCTAGTTCTCCTGATCAAAAAACTGAGGCATTTAATTTATTGGAATCGATACTTTCATTTGATTTTGCATTTAATCTACACTTGATGAAACATGTCTTAGGGATTTCGAGTGAATTGTCGACAGCAttacaaaagaaatatcaggatATTGTAAATGCAATGGATTTGGTACAAGTATGCAAACACCGACTCCAAAATATGAGAGAAGATGGTTGGGATTCATTTTTAGAAAAGGTTCACTATTTTTGTCAACAACATTACATTGATTGTCTCAAAATGGATGATATGTTCACACGTTGGGCACCACGTGGTCGTCCCCATCGTAATCCACCAGAAGTAACAAATTTACATCACTATCGAGTTGATTTATTCTATGGTGTTATTGATATGCAACTTCAAGAATTAAATGATCGTTTCTCCGAGGCAAGTACAGAGTTACTTCTTTGTGTAGCTTGTTTGTGTCCACAAAACTCTTTTTTGGCTTTTGACAAGAAAAAATTGTTGCAATTGGCTGAGTTTTATCCACAAGATTTCTCAAGATTTGATCTTCTCGTACTTGATGATCAACTTGAAACATATATATGTGATATGCGTTCTAACAAAACATTTCAAGGATTGAAAGGTCTCGGTGATCTTTCAGAGAAGTTAGTTATGTCAAAGAAAAATATGGTGTATCCATTGGTTTTTAAGCTTTTGACATTAGCATTAATTTTACCGGTTGCGACTGCGACGGTAGAGAGAGTGTTTTCTGCCATGAGAATTGTGAAAGACAGGTTGCGCAATCGAATGAGTGATGATTGGATGAATGATAGTCTTATTGTCTATGTAGAGAAAGATATATTTCTAAAGGTTGATAATGAAGCTATTATACAAAAGTTTCAAAATATGAAGACTCGAAAAGAACAATT CTATTTCTATGCAGATTTCAATGTGGATGATGCTGTCttgatatttgaaaattatgAAGAAGTTTTGAGTGCATCTCATAGCCAAGAATCTATTTGA
- the LOC122032755 gene encoding uncharacterized protein LOC122032755, whose protein sequence is MATSFFLWPSPQSKTEDAGGGGGGGGTANGYAVAATVAKAKIRKGGGTKAAGPKRPPQRGLGVAQLEQIRLQELGSSHNDLPPLNFLQLSPVAAGPSAIYGRPVSYTIGHQMHCYPYPLRPTAPPSVTTFDGDSAGSAARSVLGDPLALDGHQRAVADDRFRIGGQFLEPPSSQITHCLSGQCEFCARKKRLFGNNQSSNLSNGADYFEMNLAAAMAVNLVISIPRQYCSLNLILSNSVTFYIVLLISSPWTACRSHQRRRIGW, encoded by the exons ATGGCGACGTCCTTCTTCCTGTGGCCCTCTCCCCAGAGCAAGACAGAAGACGCCGgcggaggaggcggcggcggcggcacagCCAATGGCTACGCCGTGGCTGCTACGGTGGCGAAGGCGAAGATTCGAAAAGGCGGAGGGACTAAGGCGGCCGGGCCAAAGCGCCCACCGCAGCGCGGCCTCGGCGTTGCCCAGCTAGAGCAGATCCGCCTCCAGGAGCTCGGCTCCTCCCACAACGACCTTCCGCCCCTCAACTTCCTACAGCTCAGCCCCGTCGCCGCCGGCCCCTCAGCCATCTACGGCAGGCCCGTCTCCTATACCATAGGCCATCAAATGCACTGTTACCCCTATCCCTTACGCCCTACGGCACCGCCGTCTGTGACGACCTTCGATGGAGACTCTGCTGGCTCCGCCGCCCGATCTGTGCTCGGGGATCCGTTAGCGCTGGATGGCCACCAAAGAGCGGTGGCGGACGACAGATTCCGGATCGGAGGTCAATTTCTAGAGCCCCCTTCAAGCCAAATTACCCATTGCCTCTCCGGTCAGTGCGAGTTCTGTGCCAGA AAGAAACGTCTCTTCggcaacaatcaatcttctaaCCTGTCCAACGGTGCTGATTACTTCGAGATGAATCTCGCCGCCGCCATGGCTGTCAATCTGGTAATCAGTATCCCACGCCAATATTGCTCTCTCAATCTAATCCTTTCGAATTCTGTCACCTTCTATATCGTTCTTTTGATTTCTTCTCCGTGGACTGCATGCAGAAGCCATCAGAGAAGAAGGATAGGGTGGTAA